DNA from Thermococcus argininiproducens:
TGTTATTCTTCATCGAAATCACCGGTGCAATTTTTGCAATTTCTTGGAGTTATTACACAACTTGGATAATTTTTCCAATACATAGTTAAAATGCTACTATTGACTTACATATCAAAAACTTTTTTATTCACTTATTCTTTTTAAATTTTCCTCGAATGAACGTTCGGTTCTGACTAAGAACTGGAGTTAAAGATGCTCAAAATGCTCAATCTGTATTGGTGCTCATTGAGAAATTGTTACATCACCATGGACATAATGTTACGCAAGTATATGGTTTCTGGACACACGTATTGGATAATATTGCCAATCATCAAAACCTCCCCAATAAAAAAAGTACAACATAAAATTATTGGGCAAAGATAATGGTTCAAACAGGGAATCCATTTAGCCTAACTCTTCCTTTCAAACATCCCAACCCTCTTAACATCCTCCCTGAGGGTCAAAAGCAAAAACAATAGCGCAAGGCCCGCGGCAACAGCCACCTGGTTCTCGGTAGTATAAAGGTACTCATACTTAATTTTCACAGCAACCATCAAACCCACAACAATCAAAACAAACAAAAACGCCTTAACATCCAGGAAAAATTCCAGCCTTGATCTTTCCAGCTTATAACTCTCTTTAAACTCGACTCCAATCAAAACCTCCCTCAAGACCATAAGGGCCGGAAAGGCCCCGAGAAAAATAACCTTCAAAGCCTCAAATGAAATAATGTCCTTAACAAAAACATCCCCCATTAGCGCAACCGCATAGAAGAAGTAGGCAATAAGTCCCAAGTCCTTGTTCTTCCTCGCCAGGAAATAAATCACCGGTATCAAAACGATAGCTTTACTCCTCAACACCAACCCGCTGATGAACGCTATTATTCCCCAGATCATCTTTTGTTCCTCCTATACTCTCGTTATTTTTGTTAATATTGTTTTATAATCTCTTTTAGATCATCCACCGGAGAATAAAAGCCTTTTTTAATCATTTCTCTCAGTATTTCGTTTGCCTCATTTATTGTCAGAATACCTTTTTTAACTCCCAGACCAAGAACTCCTATTGTCCCTGAGACTCTCAAATTAAGAAGATGAATTTTTCCGACTTTGGCAAAGTTTGAAAGCACTGTGTTGTCTATTACAAACAATTTAGAACCTCCAGATCTACCATTGCATCTTCCCTGCTGAGTTTCCTTACTGGAATCCCTCTTTTCCTAAATTCCTCAATTAACTCGTCTCGGGTAACTCCTAAGAGTTCTGCAGCTTTGCTAAGGCTGATGTTAGTATCAAGATAAGCACTGATCACAATTTCCCAAAATAACTCTTTGTCCTTTTTTAGAACTTTTAATACCCGCTCGGGATTAAAGAGTGCTATCTTTTCTAATTCACTAACTATCCATGACTCTTCCATATTCATCCCTCACTTTGTGATTTACATTATGATATATTTTAACTTTTGCTAGCTCTTCATAATGTCTTTTTTAGGATTCCATTTTCGCTGAGGTTCTTGCTTTATCTTTTTATGCCCGACAAGACTGAAAGTTGTCCTTTAAACACCCCTCAAAGTCCTCTAGATCCCACATAAGCCATCCTTCACTTTTTATAACTCCCTTACCTTTGATGTTTTTCGCTATCAACCCGTAATACTTTTCCCAGGTCTCCAGCCCAACATGCTCGCTCTTGTGTTTCAAATCTCTTAAAATTCCTCTGGCTTCCCTTTTGCTTAAATCTTTCCACTTGACCTCAATGAATAATGCCTTCTTCTCCCTTTCATTCAAAGCCACCAAATCAATCTCCTCCCCCTTCCTCCACCACCTGCCGAGCTTCGTGAAGTGGAAGCCCGTGAGCGCGAAGAATACCTCAGGCCTTTTCACAAGCCCCTCAAAGACCGGACCCATATAGGTGTTGAAGTCATCCATCGAGCGCCCCCAGACTTCCTCTGCCAGTCCCGCTTCAAGGTGGCTCTTGTTCGGGAGCACGTAGCGGAACCAGAAGGCGAAGTAATTGTCGACTATGGAATACAAACCTCTCTTGCCCGCCTCCTTCAGTGTCGCAGTTACCGGGACCTCGCGCTTAACTATTTCAAGCCTCTGGAGGACTGACAGGTACTTCGACACGAGGCTCTTGTCAAGGCCGGTAGCGTTCACTATCTCCCCGAACCTGCTCCTCCCGCTCGCTATCGCCTGCAGTATGGCGAAGTAGTTTGCCGGTTCGCGTAGCTCTTCCCTGAGCAGAAACTCCGCCTCCTCGTAGAGAAACGCTCCCTTGGAGAGAACCCTCTCGACCACGTTCTCGTTAAAGCTCTTCTCCGGGCTGAACTGAAGCAGATAAGCCGGGATTCCCCCGGTGATGCCCCAAACCTTGACGAGCTCCTCGGCGGTGTAGCCGGGCAGAAACTCCCCTATGTGGAAGAAGGGAATCTCGGTCAAACGCCACTGTCCAGTTCTCCTTCCGTAGAGGGGGCTTTTGTAGGCCAAAACCTCGTTTTCCATTGCAGAGACGCTCGAACCGCAGAGGATGAGCATTATCTTTGTCCCGGAAAGCTTCAAATCCCACGCCTTCTGAAGGAGCGAGAGAACCGGGTGGTGGTGCTCAACCAGCAGGGGGAACTCGTCAATTATCAGGATTACCCTCTCATCGCCTATTCTTTCGGCAAAGGCCATGAGGAGCTCGTCTACATCCTCGAAGGCAATCTTTCCAAAGAGCCTGTCCCCGAGGAATTCTGCCAAAAGCCCTTGGAGTTCCCTCAGGTTGTCCCTGTAGGGCTTTTCCGTTGCCAGAAAGTAGACGTGTGGTTTGTCCCTCGCGAAGTGGAGGAGCAACTCTGTCTTGCCTATTCTCCTCCTGCCGTAGATCACGAGGAACTCGGCCCTATTGCTGGAGTATGCCCTCTCAAGGAACTCCAGTTCGCGTTTCCTGTCTATGAACTTTTGTCTACTCATGAGTATAATACTCGTGTTTCAACTATTTAAAAGTTTTGGAGCCCCGAAGCTCTCCCATGATAGGTCGGCTTTTGCCACGAGAGATCTAAAGGTTTTCAGGTTCTCCTCCTCAAGGGTCTCTTCGGCAAAGAGATAGATGTGGTTCACGTTCTCCACTGACTTGCGAACCAGCGTGGTTTTTCCAATCCTCCTGCGCCCATAGATGATTATCAACTCTTTCCTGCTGCTTGCGTATGCTTTTCTCAATGCCTCAAGTTCATCCTAGCGGTTAACAAATTGTTCATTCATGATTATGATAATCGAGTTTGAAGTATTTGAGAGTTTTCCCCGGGATGCTAAAATCGGAGTTCAGGCTCTTGAAGGAATTCCTCCGGTCTGAGAATTTTCACTTGTTAACTGACCAAAATGCTTTTATACTTTGTCTGACTATAGTATGACAGGGTGATAAATGTGAAAACTGTTCATGATGTTAGACTAACGGTGAGACTTCCGGAGGCATTGGTAAAAAGCATCGACCAGCTTGTGGAAGAGGGAGAATTCTCAAACAGGAGTGAGTTCATGAGGTATGCGATCAGAGAGGCTCTTGTGAGAATAGCCCTTACAAGGAAGATAACTCGTAAAGAAGCTAAAAAGATATGGGAAGAACACAAAAAGGAATCCAAGGAGGTTTCAGAGGAAGAGATTGAACAGGTATTAAGAGAAGTTGATAAGGAGTGGAAAGAATGGAGCCGAAAGTTGTGATTGATACAAACGTGATAATCTCGGCTGCAATTAACCCAAAAGGAAAACCGGGAAAGATCATTGACATGATTATGGATGGAAGTGTGATCTCATATACTTCCCAAGAGATTTTGGAAGAGCTTGGATTTAAATTGCTCTCAGAAAGAGTGCTGAAGTATATAGGTGACGCATCAAAAGCATTGGACCTGCTGGTCAGTTTTTCCGCCCTTTCAATATTGGTGAATCCAAAGATCCACTTTAATGTTTCTCCTGATCCAGACGATAATAAGTTTTTTAATGTCGTTTATGAGGCAAAGGCAGATTATTTAATCAGCGGCAACATAAAGCACATTGTGAACTTAAGGGATGAAAATAAAGAGTTCAAACTTGGAATGCACAGGTTTAAAATCCTAACACCGGGGGAATTTATCCTTTAGGTAAATCACCTCAGCTCCCTCACAATCTCCCTCAGATAATCACTTGGGCCCAGATCAATGGTCGGGGCAACCGCGTTAAACTTCCTAACAGTTTTCTCCCTCTCCAGATACTTCTCATAGAGGAACTTGAGCGTCTCCTCGTTGAGGTCTTCACCATAGAAGAGTATCGGGTTTGGAGACAGTATCACGGATTTGTGCTTCTTCTTGAGCATAAGCAAAAGCCTGTAAAGCAGTGAGGTGTGGCTCATTAAATCACTTATGATAATCAGATACGAAGGCTCTTTGATGTTGAGCAGAGCCTCACCAATCCCTTTTCTCTTTCTTGGAAAGATCTTACCAATGAATTTCCTCCCCTTCTCGCTGAACTTCAAGGCCACGCTGCTCTTTAAGCTTATCAGCCCTTTCTCGGGCTTGAACTTCACAGCAGCTCTGATCTTGTTTAGATGCTCCCTTCCCTTTGATGGCTTCACAACCTTAACCTCTCTATCAGTGTAGATGATAAGGCCCACCCTGTAGTTTTTCTTAAGCAGCACCGTTGCCAGATGTAAAGTTAAGGTTGATGCGTAGTCTATCTTTGCTCTCTTTATCCCCTTCCTCATCTCCCTTGTTGAGTCTAAAATTAGATAAACGTCTCCCTCCCATTCCTTCATGAAGACCCTCACTATGAGCTCACCCAAGCGAGAACTGGCCTTCCAGTCTATCCTCCTCAAGTCGTCTCCCGGTAAATACTCCCTGAGGCCTTCAAGCTCCAGCCTCTCCATCCCGAGGAAAATGCTCTTCTTGTAAACCTCACTCAGCTTTACGTTGTAATCCTCCTTGGCCGCTTCCCGTATCGACTCAACGGAGGGCATTACCTCAAGCTTGTACCTCCCGAGCTCAAGCTCCTCGAAGTAGAGCTCCTTTAAGTCGCTCAGTTCAAGCTTTAGAGGGACTTCATACTCCCCCTTCTTTTCGGGAACAAGGAAAAGGTCAACAAACCTCTCCTCGCCGGGTTTGAGTATGAAGGTTTCACCGTTGAGGACCCTCATGTGAGGGGGAAATATGTTCTTCACCCTGACCTTCACATCGCCTTTGAGGTTCTTGATTTTCAATGTTACTCTAACCCTCTTCATCTCCTCAGCCTGCTCTGGAAACTCCACATCTACCTTTAGTTCGGGCTTAAACTCTTTTCTGCTCTTTAACGTGTATGTGGCCAAACCTAAACCGAAGATGGCACTAAAGACGTTTGAAGCTAAATACCCGTGGGCAAAGCTCACCCCGGCTAAAGTCCAGAGCAGGTCCTCTCTTTTCATACGGGCACCTCTACCTCATCGAGAATCTCCCTCACGACATCCTCGCTCTTCACGCCCTCCAGCTCATATTCGGCCCTAACAAGAAGCCTGTGGGACAGAACACTAACGGCCATCTCCTTTATGTCATCTGGTATCACATAATCCCTGCCCCTGA
Protein-coding regions in this window:
- a CDS encoding DUF3368 domain-containing protein — encoded protein: MFVIDNTVLSNFAKVGKIHLLNLRVSGTIGVLGLGVKKGILTINEANEILREMIKKGFYSPVDDLKEIIKQY
- a CDS encoding UPF0175 family protein, giving the protein MEESWIVSELEKIALFNPERVLKVLKKDKELFWEIVISAYLDTNISLSKAAELLGVTRDELIEEFRKRGIPVRKLSREDAMVDLEVLNCL
- a CDS encoding ATP-binding protein, which codes for MSRQKFIDRKRELEFLERAYSSNRAEFLVIYGRRRIGKTELLLHFARDKPHVYFLATEKPYRDNLRELQGLLAEFLGDRLFGKIAFEDVDELLMAFAERIGDERVILIIDEFPLLVEHHHPVLSLLQKAWDLKLSGTKIMLILCGSSVSAMENEVLAYKSPLYGRRTGQWRLTEIPFFHIGEFLPGYTAEELVKVWGITGGIPAYLLQFSPEKSFNENVVERVLSKGAFLYEEAEFLLREELREPANYFAILQAIASGRSRFGEIVNATGLDKSLVSKYLSVLQRLEIVKREVPVTATLKEAGKRGLYSIVDNYFAFWFRYVLPNKSHLEAGLAEEVWGRSMDDFNTYMGPVFEGLVKRPEVFFALTGFHFTKLGRWWRKGEEIDLVALNEREKKALFIEVKWKDLSKREARGILRDLKHKSEHVGLETWEKYYGLIAKNIKGKGVIKSEGWLMWDLEDFEGCLKDNFQSCRA
- a CDS encoding ATP-binding protein: MRKAYASSRKELIIIYGRRRIGKTTLVRKSVENVNHIYLFAEETLEEENLKTFRSLVAKADLSWESFGAPKLLNS
- a CDS encoding ribbon-helix-helix domain-containing protein gives rise to the protein MINVKTVHDVRLTVRLPEALVKSIDQLVEEGEFSNRSEFMRYAIREALVRIALTRKITRKEAKKIWEEHKKESKEVSEEEIEQVLREVDKEWKEWSRKL
- a CDS encoding putative toxin-antitoxin system toxin component, PIN family; the encoded protein is MEPKVVIDTNVIISAAINPKGKPGKIIDMIMDGSVISYTSQEILEELGFKLLSERVLKYIGDASKALDLLVSFSALSILVNPKIHFNVSPDPDDNKFFNVVYEAKADYLISGNIKHIVNLRDENKEFKLGMHRFKILTPGEFIL
- a CDS encoding DUF58 domain-containing protein, whose amino-acid sequence is MKREDLLWTLAGVSFAHGYLASNVFSAIFGLGLATYTLKSRKEFKPELKVDVEFPEQAEEMKRVRVTLKIKNLKGDVKVRVKNIFPPHMRVLNGETFILKPGEERFVDLFLVPEKKGEYEVPLKLELSDLKELYFEELELGRYKLEVMPSVESIREAAKEDYNVKLSEVYKKSIFLGMERLELEGLREYLPGDDLRRIDWKASSRLGELIVRVFMKEWEGDVYLILDSTREMRKGIKRAKIDYASTLTLHLATVLLKKNYRVGLIIYTDREVKVVKPSKGREHLNKIRAAVKFKPEKGLISLKSSVALKFSEKGRKFIGKIFPRKRKGIGEALLNIKEPSYLIIISDLMSHTSLLYRLLLMLKKKHKSVILSPNPILFYGEDLNEETLKFLYEKYLEREKTVRKFNAVAPTIDLGPSDYLREIVRELR